The proteins below come from a single Leptotrichia sp. oral taxon 223 genomic window:
- a CDS encoding DUF4299 family protein yields the protein MSISFYVKNKKKFLGYESVLNVETALSLLDKELYSYNTGNIDINDLLLSPVSNYQCLLIGDGKESARGFELYYDNKNKNYSIRVFTPSSREDWLLALEYIKALAKKFDSKIISETGEEYTVDNIDKFDYEGDILYGIEGISSRVKGEDSTLYSIFGVNRIVSFNQEMIDRIENSDSPIDTFSNMVKEIQYLDAFSANQRFFRNKEDGKIIGAYTLTQNLRTILPYKPSVEFENSDMVKNEDIAFWNIGLVTIDGDENDRNSYNVAAHLDYDDFIKNLPENKYRFIDASYIMVEPLNREELLGLVK from the coding sequence ATGAGTATAAGTTTTTATGTAAAAAACAAGAAAAAATTTTTAGGTTATGAATCAGTTTTAAATGTTGAAACTGCATTGAGTTTGCTGGATAAGGAGCTTTACAGCTACAATACTGGAAATATTGATATTAATGATTTGCTGTTATCTCCTGTTTCTAATTATCAGTGTCTTTTAATAGGAGATGGAAAGGAAAGTGCAAGAGGATTTGAATTGTATTATGATAATAAAAATAAAAATTATAGCATAAGGGTTTTTACACCATCGTCCAGGGAAGATTGGCTTCTGGCATTGGAATACATAAAAGCGTTGGCTAAAAAATTTGATTCAAAAATTATAAGTGAAACGGGAGAAGAATATACAGTTGACAATATTGATAAATTTGACTATGAAGGTGATATACTTTATGGAATAGAAGGAATTTCATCACGAGTTAAAGGTGAAGATTCGACTCTTTACAGTATTTTTGGAGTAAATAGGATTGTTTCTTTTAATCAGGAAATGATTGATAGAATAGAAAATTCAGATAGCCCTATTGATACTTTTTCTAATATGGTAAAGGAAATACAATATTTAGATGCCTTCTCGGCAAATCAGCGATTTTTCAGAAATAAGGAAGACGGGAAAATAATAGGAGCTTATACTCTTACGCAAAATCTTAGAACGATACTTCCTTATAAACCTAGTGTTGAATTTGAAAATTCAGATATGGTTAAAAATGAAGATATTGCTTTCTGGAATATTGGACTGGTAACTATTGACGGAGATGAAAATGATCGAAACAGTTATAATGTTGCTGCACATTTGGATTATGATGACTTTATTAAAAATTTACCAGAAAATAAATATAGATTCATAGATGCTTCATATATTATGGTTGAACCGTTAAATAGGGAAGAACTTTTAGGATTAGTGAAATAA
- a CDS encoding RNA-guided endonuclease TnpB family protein produces MYLTLKQQVKHLSKKEFRNLKCLSHIAKNLTNEAIYNIRQYYFKNKKYLSYNENYKILKNSENYKKLNSNMAQQILKEVDESFKSFFGLLKLAKNGQYDNKKIKLPKYLAKDGFTTLVIGFVRLKDDMLIVPYSNLFKKTHQEVKIKLPPILKGKKIKEIRIIPKQHSRYFEIQYTYEVEEVQRKLNKENGLGIDLGIDNLCTCVTNNGASFLIDGRKLKSINQYYNKTNAKLQSIKDKQKIEHITLRQKRIARRRNNRIEDYLSKAARIIINYCLNNDIGKIVLGYNEDFQRNSNIGSVNNQNFVNIPYGKLRDKLIYLCKLYGIEFKLQEESYTSKASFFDGDEIPVYDKENLQEYIFSGKRIKRGLYRTSAGKLINADCNGALNILRKSKVVDLSILYNRGELNTPKRIRVV; encoded by the coding sequence ATGTATTTAACATTAAAACAACAGGTAAAACATCTTAGTAAAAAAGAGTTTAGAAATTTAAAATGTTTATCTCATATAGCCAAGAACTTAACTAATGAAGCTATATATAATATTAGACAATACTATTTTAAAAATAAAAAGTATTTAAGTTATAATGAAAACTATAAAATACTTAAAAATAGTGAGAACTATAAGAAGTTAAATTCTAATATGGCTCAACAAATTCTAAAAGAAGTAGACGAAAGTTTCAAATCATTTTTTGGACTTTTAAAACTTGCTAAGAATGGTCAATACGATAATAAAAAAATAAAATTACCTAAATATCTTGCTAAGGATGGTTTTACAACTCTTGTTATAGGTTTTGTTAGATTAAAAGATGATATGCTGATAGTTCCTTATTCAAATTTGTTTAAGAAAACTCATCAGGAAGTTAAAATTAAACTACCACCAATATTAAAAGGCAAGAAAATAAAAGAAATTAGAATAATACCCAAACAACATTCTAGGTACTTTGAAATTCAATATACTTATGAAGTAGAAGAAGTTCAAAGGAAATTAAATAAAGAAAATGGACTAGGAATAGATTTAGGTATAGATAATCTTTGTACTTGTGTAACTAATAATGGAGCATCATTCCTAATAGATGGTAGGAAATTAAAATCAATAAATCAATACTATAACAAGACAAATGCAAAATTGCAAAGCATTAAAGATAAGCAAAAGATAGAGCATATAACATTAAGGCAAAAGAGAATAGCTAGAAGGAGAAATAATCGCATAGAAGATTATCTTTCAAAAGCAGCAAGAATAATAATAAATTATTGTCTTAATAATGATATAGGAAAAATAGTTCTAGGATATAATGAAGATTTTCAAAGAAATTCAAATATAGGAAGTGTAAATAATCAGAACTTTGTAAATATACCATATGGAAAATTAAGAGATAAATTAATATATCTATGTAAACTATATGGAATAGAATTTAAACTGCAAGAAGAGAGTTATACATCAAAAGCAAGTTTCTTTGATGGAGATGAAATTCCAGTATATGATAAAGAAAATCTGCAAGAATATATATTCAGTGGAAAAAGAATAAAAAGAGGACTATATCGAACAAGTGCAGGTAAACTCATAAATGCAGATTGTAATGGAGCATTAAACATATTAAGGAAAAGTAAAGTTGTGGATTTAAGTATCCTATACAATAGAGGTGAGCTGAACACACCTAAAAGAATAAGGGTAGTATAA
- a CDS encoding RNA polymerase subunit sigma, translating into MNIEIAQVCNIVLATKSALKKRNRIRYKPIYYEKKVEFVFFNNKKYKAKSVEKWFNYCIDRGLQNIKFLIPLSIKDSDFLNFTNISQASIVCFFDNKLVTYFTPKWEDSNNEWHIIYTEHEWEPPLKAKPKFYDNTEDFKDVLNRIAILADKIDFQNFGNIFRKAISILNGEEIENIQKTFYGIYFSELPKINKLLFYASDISDVFGGMGSWNDSPPYYAHEKGLESEYDSLSEELLTQIRLALLLNNARTLAPQGTR; encoded by the coding sequence ATGAATATAGAAATAGCACAAGTATGTAATATTGTATTGGCCACTAAAAGTGCTTTGAAAAAAAGAAATAGGATTAGATATAAGCCCATATATTATGAAAAAAAAGTTGAATTTGTATTTTTTAATAATAAAAAATATAAGGCTAAAAGTGTTGAGAAATGGTTTAATTATTGTATTGATAGAGGATTACAAAATATTAAGTTCTTAATTCCTCTATCTATAAAAGACAGTGATTTTCTTAATTTTACTAATATAAGTCAAGCTAGTATAGTCTGCTTTTTTGACAATAAATTAGTTACTTATTTTACTCCAAAATGGGAAGACTCCAATAATGAATGGCACATTATTTACACAGAACATGAATGGGAACCCCCTCTAAAAGCAAAACCTAAATTTTATGATAATACAGAAGATTTTAAAGATGTATTGAATAGAATAGCAATTTTAGCTGATAAAATTGATTTTCAAAATTTTGGAAATATTTTTAGAAAAGCTATTAGTATTTTAAATGGCGAAGAGATTGAAAATATACAAAAAACTTTTTATGGAATATATTTTTCTGAATTACCCAAAATTAATAAACTCCTTTTTTATGCCTCAGATATTTCTGACGTTTTTGGTGGAATGGGTTCCTGGAACGACAGCCCTCCTTATTATGCACACGAAAAAGGACTTGAAAGTGAATACGACAGTCTTTCAGAAGAACTTTTAACACAAATTAGGCTTGCTCTTTTATTAAATAATGCAAGAACACTCGCACCGCAAGGAACGAGATGA
- a CDS encoding esterase: MKKLNLKIEGKECILYMKENENTEYVLIQPVDEHDIDALDNEVRYISENISKNFSLAAFKIDDWNSELTPWEMPLLRGKGNFGNEAGKTLEFIKEKLIPSLAEFINIQEKNVKYILGGYSLAGLFSLWSGYQEDIFAGIAGVSPSVWYKDWMKFVKNNEILAKNVYLSLGDLEEKTKHQILSKIGDNIREYIEILEISENVKNCILDWNEGNHFRDSDIRMGKGFVWLLENC; this comes from the coding sequence ATGAAAAAATTAAATTTAAAAATAGAAGGCAAAGAATGTATTTTGTATATGAAGGAAAATGAAAATACGGAATATGTTTTGATACAGCCTGTCGACGAACATGATATTGACGCTCTTGATAACGAAGTAAGATATATTTCTGAAAATATAAGTAAAAATTTTAGCCTTGCCGCATTTAAAATAGACGACTGGAACAGCGAACTAACTCCATGGGAAATGCCTCTTCTTCGTGGAAAAGGCAATTTTGGAAATGAAGCTGGTAAAACATTAGAGTTTATAAAGGAAAAATTGATTCCAAGTTTGGCAGAATTTATAAATATTCAAGAAAAGAATGTGAAATATATTTTAGGTGGATATTCTCTTGCTGGATTATTTTCGCTTTGGAGCGGTTATCAGGAAGATATTTTTGCTGGAATAGCTGGAGTTTCACCATCAGTTTGGTATAAAGATTGGATGAAGTTTGTGAAAAACAATGAGATTTTGGCAAAAAATGTTTATTTGAGTCTTGGGGATTTGGAAGAAAAGACTAAACATCAGATTTTATCAAAAATAGGAGACAATATAAGAGAATATATTGAAATTTTAGAAATTTCTGAAAATGTTAAAAACTGTATTTTAGACTGGAATGAAGGAAATCATTTTAGAGATTCTGATATACGAATGGGAAAAGGATTTGTATGGCTTTTAGAAAATTGCTGA
- a CDS encoding tannase/feruloyl esterase family alpha/beta hydrolase: MKKFKLIMISSLLMAAGITSFAAKTNNKKLEKKSVVFTGATKEKCMSLKNSKIYQTEITSTEWKEEGPLEEDANARFSGSSTAKASAPAHCVVKGKIENRKGADGKDYSIGFELRLPAKWNNKFLFQGGGGLDGSVSPATGTACPSGSTAEPALTRGYAVVSTDSGHSGSNTSFAKDQQAILNYAFQSTGKVTNVAKQLINEMYNLMPKHSYFMGCSNGGREAMQAAMYYPNEFDGIIAGNPGFRLSKAAIGETWDNNQFLKYAPTDKNDNKIVADALTQEDLDAVAQGVLDRCDAKDGLKDGIVNNWEKCDFKPEMVEKKIGKKKVALLNAIFNGAKNSKGENVYASWPYDAGINTMGWRMWKHGTSKTGTPNSINFMMGTASLSDYYIKPARPGMKPTEFDFDKDVAKTNEIGGLNDADKTDLSTFKARGGKIIIYEGVSDPVFSAHDIRDWYKKLVENMGNVDSFTRLFMVPGMNHCGGGPAMENFDALTALEKWTEDGIAPDYIIGKAGKEYPDPNKEQPLCPYPKVATYVGGDKNKASSFECK, from the coding sequence ATGAAAAAGTTTAAATTAATAATGATTTCATCACTTTTAATGGCAGCAGGAATTACATCTTTTGCAGCAAAAACAAATAATAAAAAACTTGAAAAAAAATCAGTTGTATTTACTGGAGCAACAAAGGAAAAATGTATGAGTTTAAAAAACAGTAAAATTTATCAGACTGAGATTACAAGTACAGAATGGAAAGAGGAAGGACCTTTGGAAGAAGATGCTAATGCTAGATTTAGTGGTTCTAGTACGGCCAAGGCTTCGGCACCTGCACACTGTGTTGTAAAAGGGAAAATTGAAAATAGAAAAGGTGCAGATGGGAAAGATTATTCGATTGGATTTGAGTTGAGATTACCTGCAAAATGGAATAATAAGTTTTTATTTCAAGGTGGTGGAGGATTAGATGGTTCCGTTTCACCAGCAACTGGGACAGCCTGTCCGTCAGGATCAACCGCAGAACCAGCTCTGACTCGTGGATATGCCGTTGTAAGTACTGACAGTGGACATTCTGGAAGTAATACAAGTTTTGCAAAAGATCAACAAGCTATCTTAAATTATGCTTTCCAATCTACTGGAAAAGTTACGAATGTTGCAAAACAATTAATCAACGAAATGTATAATTTGATGCCAAAACACAGTTATTTTATGGGATGTTCAAATGGAGGTCGTGAGGCAATGCAAGCTGCTATGTATTATCCAAATGAGTTTGATGGAATTATTGCGGGAAATCCTGGATTTAGATTGTCGAAAGCTGCAATTGGTGAAACATGGGATAACAACCAATTTTTAAAATATGCACCGACTGATAAAAATGATAACAAAATAGTTGCAGACGCTTTGACGCAAGAGGATTTAGATGCTGTTGCTCAAGGTGTACTTGATAGATGTGATGCTAAAGATGGTTTGAAAGATGGAATTGTAAACAATTGGGAAAAATGTGACTTTAAACCTGAAATGGTTGAGAAAAAAATTGGAAAGAAAAAAGTAGCATTATTAAATGCAATATTCAACGGTGCGAAAAATAGTAAAGGCGAAAATGTTTACGCATCTTGGCCTTATGATGCAGGAATAAATACAATGGGTTGGCGTATGTGGAAACATGGAACTTCAAAAACAGGAACACCAAATTCAATAAATTTCATGATGGGAACAGCTAGTTTGAGTGATTATTATATAAAACCTGCAAGACCAGGAATGAAACCAACAGAATTTGATTTTGACAAAGATGTTGCCAAAACAAATGAAATTGGTGGATTAAATGATGCTGATAAAACTGATTTGTCAACATTTAAAGCTCGTGGTGGGAAAATAATTATTTATGAAGGTGTATCTGATCCAGTATTTTCAGCTCATGACATTAGGGACTGGTATAAAAAATTAGTGGAAAATATGGGAAATGTTGACAGTTTCACACGTTTATTCATGGTTCCTGGAATGAATCACTGCGGTGGAGGCCCTGCAATGGAAAACTTTGACGCATTGACAGCACTTGAAAAATGGACAGAAGACGGTATTGCCCCAGATTATATCATTGGAAAAGCTGGAAAAGAATATCCAGACCCAAATAAAGAACAACCACTTTGCCCTTATCCGAAAGTAGCGACTTATGTTGGTGGGGACAAGAATAAGGCTAGTAGTTTTGAGTGTAAATAA
- a CDS encoding DKNYY domain-containing protein, whose protein sequence is MKIRKNLLKILTLLILSGNIINAGYIKEKNKIYFTDEAIEPERKEIVKNVDFRTFKIFEENDDFASDKNNIYYKNKKLENVDVNSFQIENPFIVKDKDNVFYITNNEIIKIKGFSPEKSEVIVQFYVPTILINKNGIYTFDKYENGEITIKSIKPARIDMNTLEVVDGENMTMLLYLKDKNNVYFINYKESEQKISDIDVENAEDAGNDNYNIDIEIKKLESADSGSFKIDSIYGKDKNNLYFLNKKIKGVNPKTFEIVGSNKLIIKDDKGVYYLGREEVKKIQNADLNTFEEVSKEYYRDKNNVFYYDNYDGDVKRVKGADAKSFEVIDGYALGRDKNAVYDRGKRIKGLDPVTFEDLSGNFYKDKNGVYYEGVLMKGIDSKTFEPFVNYTHVKDKNGIHHFYQKGNDVVVEKVEISPEIDLKTLQPIENYSEYSKDKNNVYYNFKKIEDADVKTFEPEGYSIGKDKTGVYYGTHKVSGVDVNSLEVLKNDFFKDKNNIYYKNKKIENFKPKNFEVIDYSLVKQNKDLYYFTEDENDNTKFVLLESKNVDIDTFQILDEDYTKDKNNAYYKGKIFKEADVKTLNKHYNKNDDGYKIRDKKKVYKIKNK, encoded by the coding sequence ATGAAAATTAGGAAAAATTTGTTAAAAATTTTAACATTGCTTATTTTATCAGGAAACATTATAAATGCGGGCTATATTAAAGAAAAAAATAAAATTTATTTTACTGATGAAGCTATAGAACCTGAAAGAAAGGAAATTGTAAAAAATGTAGATTTCAGGACTTTTAAAATTTTTGAGGAAAATGATGATTTTGCAAGTGATAAAAATAATATTTATTATAAAAATAAAAAGTTAGAAAATGTAGATGTGAATTCTTTTCAGATTGAAAATCCTTTTATCGTAAAAGATAAAGATAATGTTTTTTATATTACAAATAATGAAATTATAAAAATTAAAGGATTTAGTCCAGAAAAAAGTGAAGTTATTGTCCAGTTTTACGTACCAACTATACTAATTAATAAAAATGGTATTTATACTTTTGATAAATATGAAAATGGAGAAATTACGATAAAGTCAATAAAACCTGCTAGAATAGATATGAATACTCTAGAAGTCGTGGACGGAGAAAACATGACGATGCTTTTGTACTTAAAAGATAAAAATAACGTTTATTTTATTAATTATAAAGAAAGTGAACAGAAAATTTCAGATATTGATGTCGAAAATGCAGAGGATGCGGGAAATGATAACTATAATATCGATATTGAAATAAAAAAATTAGAGAGTGCAGATAGCGGCAGTTTTAAAATAGATTCTATATACGGGAAAGATAAAAATAACTTATATTTTTTAAATAAAAAAATAAAAGGTGTAAATCCTAAAACTTTTGAAATTGTTGGCTCAAATAAACTTATTATCAAAGATGATAAAGGGGTTTATTATCTTGGAAGAGAAGAAGTGAAAAAAATCCAAAATGCTGATTTAAATACTTTTGAAGAAGTATCGAAAGAGTATTATCGAGATAAAAATAATGTTTTTTACTATGATAATTATGATGGTGATGTAAAAAGAGTTAAAGGGGCAGATGCAAAAAGTTTTGAAGTAATAGATGGTTATGCGTTAGGAAGAGATAAAAATGCCGTTTATGACAGAGGAAAGCGGATAAAAGGTTTGGATCCCGTGACGTTTGAAGATTTGAGTGGAAATTTTTACAAAGATAAAAATGGAGTTTACTACGAAGGAGTGTTGATGAAGGGAATTGATTCAAAAACTTTTGAACCATTTGTAAATTATACACATGTGAAAGATAAAAATGGAATACATCACTTTTATCAAAAGGGCAATGACGTTGTTGTTGAAAAAGTTGAAATTTCTCCAGAAATTGATTTGAAAACTTTACAACCTATTGAAAATTATTCTGAATATTCAAAAGATAAAAATAATGTCTATTATAATTTTAAAAAAATAGAAGATGCAGATGTAAAAACTTTTGAGCCTGAAGGATATTCCATTGGGAAAGATAAAACAGGAGTTTATTATGGAACACATAAAGTAAGTGGCGTAGATGTAAATAGTCTTGAAGTTTTGAAAAATGATTTTTTCAAGGATAAAAATAATATTTATTATAAAAATAAAAAAATAGAAAATTTTAAGCCAAAAAATTTTGAAGTAATAGACTATTCTTTAGTAAAACAAAATAAAGATTTGTACTATTTTACTGAAGATGAAAATGATAATACAAAATTTGTCCTATTAGAAAGTAAAAATGTCGATATTGATACTTTTCAAATTCTTGATGAAGATTATACAAAAGATAAGAATAATGCTTATTACAAAGGTAAAATTTTTAAGGAAGCAGATGTAAAAACACTTAATAAACACTATAATAAAAATGATGACGGATATAAGATAAGAGATAAAAAGAAAGTATATAAAATAAAAAACAAATAA
- a CDS encoding aldo/keto reductase — MKTTKIEEIDVPKVALGTWSWGFGGIAGGDSIFGNKLGKDELKPVFDRAMDLGLKLWDTATVYASGQSETILREFVKGRSDAIISTKFTPELAEGRGDNAIFEFLDESLERLNKKVIDIYWIHNTKDMEKWTPKLVDLLKSGKVKKVGVSNHNLEQIKYVNNLLKEAGFQLHAIQNHFSLLYRTIETTGILDYCKENNIAVFSYMVLEQGALSGKYTKENPLPAGTRRGEAFPPETLAKLEPLFYEMKILGGKYSATIPEIATAWAIAKGTIPIIGVTKPNQADDAKRAASVELSDEDVELMDRVAIGTGVTVKGEWESSM, encoded by the coding sequence ATGAAAACAACAAAAATAGAGGAAATAGATGTACCTAAAGTAGCACTAGGAACTTGGTCTTGGGGATTTGGAGGAATCGCTGGAGGAGATTCGATTTTTGGAAATAAATTAGGAAAAGATGAATTGAAACCAGTTTTTGATAGAGCAATGGATTTGGGACTAAAATTGTGGGATACTGCCACTGTTTATGCGAGTGGTCAATCTGAAACTATTTTGCGAGAATTTGTAAAAGGTAGAAGTGATGCGATAATTTCTACAAAATTTACACCTGAACTTGCAGAAGGAAGAGGAGATAATGCGATTTTTGAATTTCTTGATGAAAGTTTAGAAAGATTGAATAAGAAAGTCATTGATATTTATTGGATACATAATACAAAAGATATGGAGAAATGGACACCTAAATTGGTTGATTTGTTAAAATCAGGAAAAGTGAAAAAAGTAGGAGTTTCTAATCACAATTTAGAACAAATAAAATATGTGAATAATCTTTTGAAAGAAGCTGGATTTCAGTTACACGCCATTCAAAATCATTTTAGCTTACTTTACAGAACAATTGAAACAACTGGAATTTTAGATTATTGCAAGGAAAACAATATCGCAGTATTTTCATACATGGTACTGGAACAAGGCGCTTTATCTGGAAAATATACAAAAGAAAATCCATTGCCAGCTGGAACAAGAAGGGGTGAAGCATTCCCGCCTGAAACTTTGGCAAAATTGGAGCCATTATTTTATGAAATGAAAATTTTAGGTGGAAAATATTCTGCAACAATTCCTGAAATTGCGACTGCCTGGGCAATAGCAAAAGGAACAATTCCAATAATTGGAGTTACAAAACCTAATCAAGCTGACGATGCCAAAAGAGCTGCAAGTGTTGAATTAAGTGATGAAGATGTTGAGCTTATGGATAGAGTGGCTATTGGAACTGGCGTTACTGTGAAAGGTGAATGGGAAAGTTCGATGTAG
- a CDS encoding putative quinol monooxygenase, translating into MLPIFNIFELGVKEGKKNAYVAVGENNITKSVLNDKGTLGMYLVQEKENPNMTYMFEVYEDEKSYQEHIKSEQYKEFLRQSPTILTNHKKKIQVMPEYMGNKKFVQTRNTRVNYVTVDVKEGFNDAFREIVLDEMKQSIKEEGVYVIYAATAIGNPNKWYFFEIYENEKAYQKHRKTAHFKKYIEQTENIIENKEFINIEGVKLLSKGNLNYVK; encoded by the coding sequence ATGCTACCAATTTTTAATATTTTTGAGCTTGGGGTCAAAGAAGGTAAAAAAAATGCATATGTGGCAGTTGGAGAAAATAATATTACAAAATCAGTTTTAAATGATAAAGGGACACTTGGGATGTATTTGGTGCAGGAAAAAGAAAATCCCAATATGACTTATATGTTTGAGGTTTATGAAGACGAGAAAAGTTACCAGGAACATATCAAGTCAGAACAATATAAAGAATTTTTAAGACAATCACCAACAATCTTGACTAATCATAAAAAGAAAATTCAAGTAATGCCAGAGTATATGGGAAATAAAAAGTTTGTGCAAACAAGAAATACTCGTGTAAATTATGTTACAGTTGATGTAAAAGAAGGATTTAATGATGCTTTCAGGGAAATTGTACTTGATGAAATGAAGCAGTCGATAAAAGAAGAAGGTGTTTATGTAATTTATGCTGCGACGGCAATAGGAAATCCAAATAAATGGTACTTTTTTGAAATTTATGAAAATGAAAAAGCGTATCAAAAACATAGGAAAACAGCTCATTTTAAAAAATATATTGAGCAAACGGAAAATATAATTGAAAATAAAGAATTTATAAATATTGAAGGTGTAAAATTGTTAAGTAAGGGTAATTTAAATTATGTGAAATAA
- a CDS encoding LysR family transcriptional regulator — MELRILKYFLMVAKEENITKAAKSLYITQPTLSRQLAQLEEELGVKLFTRSNHKILLTEDGKFLQRRAREILYLTEKTKKELSYDNEIVAGEISIGCGEFLGMNELAKLLSEFQEKYPNVKFDIYSGTAEDIIYRIEHGFLDMGLVFDYINKEKYKFIRLKQIEEWGLLVRKDHKLASNKFIYPEEIKKESVIISKNKLIQNEFANWMGIPTEKLNVGATFTLVYNAAMMVKNGIGIAVCLKLENNFEDLKFIPFYKAAISKTILAWKPCLKYSVATEKFIKFIEEKRNATNF; from the coding sequence ATGGAATTAAGAATTTTAAAATATTTTTTGATGGTTGCAAAAGAGGAAAATATAACAAAAGCGGCAAAATCACTTTATATCACACAACCGACATTATCACGGCAATTGGCACAGCTCGAGGAAGAGCTGGGAGTTAAACTTTTTACGAGGAGTAATCATAAAATTTTATTGACTGAAGATGGGAAGTTTTTGCAGCGAAGGGCGAGGGAAATACTTTATTTAACGGAAAAAACGAAAAAAGAGCTGTCTTATGACAATGAAATTGTTGCTGGAGAAATATCCATTGGATGTGGCGAATTTTTGGGAATGAATGAACTTGCAAAATTACTCTCGGAATTTCAGGAAAAGTATCCAAATGTTAAATTTGACATTTATAGTGGAACAGCCGAAGATATTATTTATAGAATTGAACACGGTTTTTTAGATATGGGACTTGTCTTTGACTATATAAATAAGGAAAAGTATAAATTTATAAGATTGAAACAGATTGAAGAATGGGGACTTTTGGTTAGAAAAGACCATAAATTGGCTTCAAATAAATTTATTTATCCAGAAGAAATAAAAAAAGAATCGGTAATTATTTCTAAAAATAAATTAATTCAAAATGAATTTGCAAATTGGATGGGAATTCCTACGGAGAAATTAAATGTTGGCGCTACTTTCACACTGGTTTATAATGCTGCGATGATGGTAAAAAATGGAATTGGAATAGCAGTTTGCTTAAAATTAGAGAATAATTTTGAAGATTTGAAATTTATTCCATTTTATAAAGCAGCAATTTCTAAGACAATTTTGGCTTGGAAACCGTGTTTAAAATATTCAGTGGCAACGGAAAAATTTATTAAATTTATTGAGGAGAAAAGAAATGCTACCAATTTTTAA
- a CDS encoding carboxymuconolactone decarboxylase family protein, producing MSKKITAGRDLLGNIAPKFAQLNDDVLFGEVWARENKLSARDRSLITVTGLMASGILDSSLKFHLKSALENGVTRKELAEAVTHLGFYVGWPKAWAVFRLLKEIYSEDGTADPVSSLFGKGDYNEAYAKYFNGRTYLKTLVEPNDTSKVGIHNVVFEPGVINNWHSHSNGQVLLVTDGYGWYQEDGKEAIELHPGDVVNIPKNVKHWHGAAKDSWFTHIALSDGGSTEWFGILSEDEYEKLPKAVNAR from the coding sequence ATGAGTAAAAAAATTACTGCAGGAAGAGATTTATTAGGTAATATTGCACCAAAATTTGCACAATTGAATGATGATGTTTTGTTTGGAGAAGTTTGGGCAAGAGAGAACAAGTTATCGGCTAGGGATAGAAGTCTTATTACTGTTACGGGACTTATGGCGAGTGGAATTTTGGATAGTTCTTTGAAATTTCATTTAAAAAGTGCTTTGGAAAATGGGGTTACAAGAAAAGAATTGGCAGAGGCTGTTACACATTTAGGATTTTATGTGGGATGGCCAAAAGCCTGGGCTGTATTTCGGCTTTTGAAAGAGATTTATTCAGAAGATGGGACGGCTGATCCTGTAAGCAGCTTGTTTGGGAAAGGCGATTATAACGAGGCTTATGCAAAATATTTTAATGGGAGAACTTATTTAAAAACATTAGTTGAGCCGAATGACACTTCAAAAGTTGGTATTCATAATGTTGTTTTCGAGCCGGGAGTTATAAATAATTGGCATTCTCATTCAAATGGACAAGTATTATTGGTGACTGATGGATACGGATGGTATCAAGAAGACGGGAAAGAAGCGATAGAATTACATCCAGGAGATGTTGTGAATATTCCTAAAAATGTTAAGCATTGGCATGGAGCGGCAAAAGACAGTTGGTTTACTCACATTGCTTTGTCAGATGGCGGTTCGACTGAATGGTTTGGGATATTGTCAGAAGATGAATATGAAAAGTTGCCAAAAGCGGTGAATGCGAGATAA